The window TgaaagatagaaagaaagaaacagaaagagaTTGAAGAAGAGCTAAACCTGAAGGGAGTTGTGCTTGGGTGTGTGTTGTAGGACTCTGATGTTGATTGCAATTCTCTCTTTGTGGTTAGGATTCTAGGATGAGCAGTTAGATAAACTTTGTATAAAGTCATAGACaagtgagaaagagaagaagccATAGACAAGGGAGAGAAGACGCACGAGCAAGCAgggatagaaagagagagaggaagagagagaaattaattaaataattatatgcAAATGAACAATAACCATCTATATTTACACTGTTATTAtagtatctttttatttttacaagaCTTCAGAAAAACTGATGCtggtattttttatgttatgttgtgtaaatttcttcactttttattttttacaatgaTTGATGCAATTGCTTTCAGTGGGAGGAATTTGTAGATTGGCTTCGTCGGTGGTGGCAGGGTGATAATGAGTCGTGTGATATTGAGCGGTGTGATAATGAGCATGGTGATAATGAGCAGAGTGATGGTGACCATATTTATGAGCAAAAGGTGCAAATACTTGTGGAGATGGGCTTTGCTGAAGATGATGTAAGAAGAGCTCTAAATGAAAATGGTTGTAATGAATTATTGGCTCTGCTCATGCTTTGCGTATAGAATACGAATACAGAGGCTTAGTTTGAATCTCTAAGTTCCTCATCTAGACTAGGCCCTGATTTTGATgtcttttaattctttatataccatgttttttttaaCCATATCTATCTTCTGATGTAACTCAATCCATGAGAGTGACAACTCACTTATTGTCGAGCAACTTTTGCCGTGGGTAGAGTTACCATAACTATCAGTGCAATTGAAGTGTTCAAAATTGAAGAATTAATGTTTTGTGTTCAGCACCTTGTTTTAATGAACTAATTAATGATTTGAGGAGAAGCTAGATAACAATTTAACTATGGGAGTTTGTTCTTAGGAGAAAAAGTTATCTCATGCATAATATATATGCAtcattttttgtgtgtgcacGTTCCTCATATAACTGTGACttacataatataatataatataatagggATGATGTATAAAATTGTTGCAACTTGCTTGATAAAGATGGACTCAATTACTAAATACTATTATACAAGGATCCCAATAATTGACTTGTAATTTATGATTAGAGTTCAAAATGAATGTAATTAATCCATTCATAAGCATCACGCTAAGCCCTACCCCATCAACGGCGAAAAAACACCATCattttgtgttttcttcttcttttttgtttttaatatctATCATTAAAatgctcttcttttttttttttaagaaacattcATATATTTTGCTTATACCTAAAAGATAATTTGCAcaaatgattaaaaaagaacTTGGTCTAATGTTGTGGAACCTTAATGCTATGTTCGGATGTtgggggaaggagggggagtagagtagagggaggaaaaataatttaattaccttgtttggatgttttttaaggaaggagggggaggggtTTGAACTATTTTTAActcctcatttttaatttcccTAAATTGGAAAGATTTGGAAGGAGAGTGGACCATAAAAATGTGTGACCAaatgaattatcaaatttactcttaccatattaacaaaattacaaatgaaaaGATTAATTATTCTCCTcccccttaatttttaaaatatccaaataaGGTAAAGGATAACCATTCcactctactctcctctccatTGTTCTTCTtccctctactcccctctactcttctctctctctctctctcaaaactttCAAACATTGCATAGTTTAATAGTTCAAGTCTTTAGGTCCATtatgttacatttttttattgaatttcacCAACCGAAAAAAGACAACGAAAAACACaatcattttttgtcttttcttcttctttttttgtttttttttttttgttttttttgtttttaatatctATCATTAAgatgttttgctttttttttacattttagaaACATTCATATGTTTTGCTTATAACTAAAAGATAATTTGCACACCTGATTAAAAAAGAACTTGGAACAATGTTGTGGAACCTTAATAGTTTAATAGTTCAAGTCTTTAGGTCTATCATGttgcattttttattgaatttcacCAACCGaaaaaagacaatgaaaaaaGGGACTcacttaccaaaaaataaactaaaaaatggCTCAACCAAAGGGTTGCACTGCTTTTGGTGGCTGAACCAAATGCGACTAGAGGTGGGTGAGGCA of the Quercus robur chromosome 10, dhQueRobu3.1, whole genome shotgun sequence genome contains:
- the LOC126701965 gene encoding uncharacterized protein LOC126701965, with the translated sequence MGNCCESCDSDEEGPPVSGIPHGDPGSPRQRLRVEQVKQRSQWEEFVDWLRRWWQGDNESCDIERCDNEHGDNEQSDGDHIYEQKVQILVEMGFAEDDVRRALNENGCNELLALLMLCV